A stretch of Salvelinus alpinus chromosome 4, SLU_Salpinus.1, whole genome shotgun sequence DNA encodes these proteins:
- the phf20l1 gene encoding PHD finger protein 20-like protein 1 isoform X3: protein MSKKTPNRPGITFEVGARIEAQDYLQKWYSSRIEDIDFDEGKMLVHFDRWSHRYDEWIAWDSTRLRPFERPTLRKEGLKEEEGEVTERLSEMSASRLDELPGCTEDQTELPQPRQELRDGEEVLARWTDCRYYPAKIESVNKEGIYTVQFYDGVIRCVKKNHIKSMPHDAKGQDWIALVKAASAAAKSKGSSTPRTSANSNKVRDDPHGGKSDDEDGQEELDEELQDQSDSDKLESHEGDADCKKERTEVPVTSQQQKVPRTADHDSVQGQTQRQTGSSVTGSPAKCRNRRLKHHSGESNSSQKQRASRPPCSITTLSAGEDTMSAPESMLTPAPRHSCPDMATSGRSAEGQDHSGKRHGEAVPPGSPRSSEQSQRRRRSQRLASVSPDINSDPSVTSHPTTTQCPDLSPHGREHNTSHKDPSSSSPEDQVTNSVERAESSTLHNYCVGIPPTPSSAASILTPSHPPITHRDQLTDRPSANHTAVADKFPPLAAAAGRSITIRSPKLNKHTREPIMNTKRCDDPTSPNDLDLYKCKIPGCSKAFRKAKLLDYHLKYYHNADKDLQDSELPGSPDRAGRTRATSASMPTTTLLEVPDNTKRRRTVSTSSSLSPPGHMFQLDCTGLGSCLKPPRLNRKKRSSASMSSDSTELSLPPPPQEKSFESLHDKILKKVIDKDKHLEPGLMKIEKKVKLEEKSQVIGKKKDKDKERRDRKEKDHLKLKQKKKKKKKRKSKQHCTFSSGYSDYDDMSLSFLERSTASTLHRSSTSFTFPSSSSCSTTKHYQYPRAILSVDLTGENLSDIDFLEDSTTESLLFSGDEYNQDFDSLNMEDFQEEDEDGTQEIVRCICEMDEENGFMIQCEECMCWQHSVCMGLLEDSIPDQYICYICRDPPGQRWSAKYLHDKDWLNKGQMYGLSFLSENYSEQNCKTSVSTHQLLADVFSVNNVLHGLQLKMDILQNKHNPNLHFWARSWVNSDEDQPMGGLPDCIHLTDNSLNNHNSSKTDTYITSEHSYQKPPSPGQLEHWLSTDRPAADPHGSNSQEGGGVGADLVVAYTNPASHSTHFTAKEQEKTTALAVPGSLAVPGCLNERGPDSVEHARNCLQWQMNLLTHIEDVQNQVAGRMDLIEKELDVLESWLDLSGELEPPDPLARLPQLQHRIKQLLTDLSKVQQMSTLCSV, encoded by the exons GAGAGACTCAGTGAGATGTCAGCATCTCGCCTTGATGAGCTTCCTGGATGTACAGAGGACCAAACAGAGTTACCGCAGCCGAGACAA GAATTGAGAGATGGTGAAGAGGTGCTTGCGCGATGGACAGATTGTCGCTACTATCCTGCAAAGATTGAATCTGTAAACAAAGAGG GTATCTACACGGTGCAGTTTTATGATGGAGTTATTCGCTGTGTGAAAAAAAATCATATCAAATCTATGCCCCATGATGCAAAAGGACAG GACTGGATAGCCCTGGTGAAAGCTGCCTCGGCTGCAGCCAAGAGCAAAGGAAGCAGTACGCCTCGTACCAGTGCCAACAGCAACAAGGTCAGGGACGACCCTCACGGTGGGAAGTCTGACGATGAGGATGGTCAAGAAGAGCTGGATGAAGAGTTGCAGGATCAGTCCGACTCTGACAAACTGG AATCCCATGAAGGTGATGCTGACTGTAAGAAGGAGCGGACAGAAGTACCAGTGACTTCCCAACAACAG AAGGTACCAAGAACAGCAGACCATGATTCCGTACAGGGGCAGACCCAGAGACAGACTGGGTCCTCTGTGACGGGCTCTCCAGCCAAGTGTCGGAACAGGCGTCTGAAGCACCACTCTGGGGAGTCCAACAG CAGCCAGAAGCAGAGAGCGTCCAGGCCACCGTGCTCCATCACTACTCTGTCTGCTGGGGAGGACACCATGTCAGCCCCAGAGTCCATGCTGACTCCCGCCCCCAGACACAGCTGCCCAGACATGGCTACCTCAGGTCGGTCTGCTGAGGGACAGGATCATAGTGGAAAAA GGCATGGTGAGGCGGTTCCTCCAGGCTCCCCCAGGAGCTCAGAACAGAGCCAGAGGAGGAGACGCTCCCAGCGCCTGGCCAGCGTCAGCCCTGATATAAACTCTGACCCCAGCGTGACCTctcaccccaccaccacccagtgCCCTGACCTCTCACCCCATGGGAGGGAGCACAACACATCTCACAaagacccctcctcctcctctccagagg ATCAAGTGACAAACTCTGTGGAGAGGGCAGAGTCATCGACCCTCCACAACTACTGTGTTGGCATACCACCTACACCTTCATCTGCTGCCTCCATCCTCACACCATCTCATCCACCAATCACACACAGAGACCAGCTGACTGACAGGCCATCGGCCAATCATACGGCAGTGGCAGACAAATTCCCACCCTTAGCTGCAG CCGCTGGGAGGAGTATTACTATCAGGAGCCCTAAACTAAACAAGCACACCAGGGAGCCAA TCATGAACACCAAGCGGTGTGATGACCCAACGTCTCCCAACGACCTGGACCTCTACAAGTGTAAGATCCCTGGGTGCTCCAAGGCCTTCCGCAAAGCCAAGCTGCTGGACTACCACCTCAAGTATTACCACAACGCTGACAAGGACCTCCAGGACTCTGAGCTGCCAGGCTCCCCAGACAGGGCTGGTCGTACCCGGGCCACCTCAGCCTCCATGCCCACCACCACCCTGCTGGAGGTCCCTGACAACACAAAGAGACGCAGGACTGTCTCCACCTCATCGT caCTGTCCCCTCCGGGCCATATGTTCCAACTGGACTGTACTGGACTGGGAAGCTGTCTGAAACCTCCCAGGTTGAACAGGAAGAAGCGCTCCTCTGCCTCCATGAGCTCTGACAGCACAgagctgtctctccctcctccgccTCAGGAGAAGAGCTTCGAGTCCCTCCACGACAAGATTCTGAAGAAGGTGATCGATAAGGACAAGCACCTGGAGCCAG GGTTAATGAAGATTGAGAAGAAGGTGAAACTGGAGGAGAAATCCCAGGTGATCG gAAAAAAGAAGGACAAGGATAAAGAGCGGAGGGACAGGAAAGAGAAGGACCACTTAAAACTgaaacagaagaagaagaagaaaaagaagaggaAATCCAAGCAGCACTGTACGTTTAGTTCAG GTTATTCTGACTACGATGACATGTCCCTGTCCTTCCTGGAGCGATCTACGGCGTCTACTCTTCATCGTTCTTCCACCTCCTTCactttcccctcctcctcctcctgctccaccACCAAACATTACCAGTACCCCCGCGCCATCCTCTCCGTCGACCTGACCGGAGAGA accTGTCAGACATAGACTTCCTGGAGGACTCGACCACAGAGAGCCTGCTGTTTAGTGGAGATGAGTACAACCAG GACTTTGACTCTTTGAACATGGAGGACTtccaggaggaggatgaggatggtACCCAGGAGATCGTCCGCTGTATCTGTGAGATGGACGAGGAGAATGGATTCATGATTCAG tgtgaggAGTGTATGTGCTGGCAGCACAGTGTGTGTATGGGGCTTCTGGAGGATAGCATCCCGGACCAGTACATATGTTACATCTGCAGAGACCCTCCAG gTCAAAGGTGGAGTGCCAAATATCTGCATGACAAAGACTGGTTGAACAAGGGTCAGATGTACGGCTTGTCCTTCCTCTCTGAGAACTACTCTGAGCAGAACTGTAAGACCAGCGTGTCCACCCATCAGCTGTTAGCAGACGTGTTCAGTGTCAACAACGTCCTTCACGGACTACAGCTGAAGATGGACATACTACA GAACAAACACAATCCCAATTTGCACTTCTGGGCTCGGTCATGGGTGAACTCTGACGAGGACCAGCCCATGGGCGGTCTCCCTGACTGCATCCACTTGACAGACAACTCTCTGAACAACCACAACTCCTCCAAGACTGACACTTACATCACCAGCGAACACAG CTACCAGAAACCCCCCAGCCCCGGACAGCTGGAACACTGGCTCTCTACAGACCGACCGGCTGCAGACCCCCACGGCTCTAACAgccaggagggaggaggggtgggggcgGACCTGGTGGTGGCTTATACTAACCCCGCCTCCCACTCCACCCACTTCACAGCCAAGGAACAGGAA AAGACAACTGCCCTGGCTGTGCCTGGCTCCCTGGCTGTGCCTGGCTGTCTGAATGAGAGGGGACCAGACTCAGTGGAACATGCCAGGAACTGTCTCCAGTGGCAGATGAACCTCCTCACTCACATAGAAGATGTTCAGAACCAGGTGGCAGGCAGGATGGACCTCATAGAGAAGGAGCTTGATG TGTTGGAGAGCTGGCTGGACCTCAGTGGGGAGTTGGAGCCTCCGGACCCCCTGGCCAGGCTGCCTCAGCTTCAACACCGCATCAAGCAGCTCCTCACAGACCTGAGCAAGGTGCAACAGATGAGCACCCTGTGTTCTGTCTGA
- the phf20l1 gene encoding PHD finger protein 20-like protein 1 isoform X7 has product MSKKTPNRPGITFEVGARIEAQDYLQKWYSSRIEDIDFDEGKMLVHFDRWSHRYDEWIAWDSTRLRPFERPTLRKEGLKEEEGEVTELRDGEEVLARWTDCRYYPAKIESVNKEGIYTVQFYDGVIRCVKKNHIKSMPHDAKGQDWIALVKAASAAAKSKGSSTPRTSANSNKVRDDPHGGKSDDEDGQEELDEELQDQSDSDKLESHEGDADCKKERTEVPVTSQQQKVPRTADHDSVQGQTQRQTGSSVTGSPAKCRNRRLKHHSGESNSSQKQRASRPPCSITTLSAGEDTMSAPESMLTPAPRHSCPDMATSGRSAEGQDHSGKRHGEAVPPGSPRSSEQSQRRRRSQRLASVSPDINSDPSVTSHPTTTQCPDLSPHGREHNTSHKDPSSSSPEDQVTNSVERAESSTLHNYCVGIPPTPSSAASILTPSHPPITHRDQLTDRPSANHTAVADKFPPLAAAAGRSITIRSPKLNKHTREPIMNTKRCDDPTSPNDLDLYKCKIPGCSKAFRKAKLLDYHLKYYHNADKDLQDSELPGSPDRAGRTRATSASMPTTTLLEVPDNTKRRRTVSTSSSLSPPGHMFQLDCTGLGSCLKPPRLNRKKRSSASMSSDSTELSLPPPPQEKSFESLHDKILKKVIDKDKHLEPGLMKIEKKVKLEEKSQVIGKKKDKDKERRDRKEKDHLKLKQKKKKKKKRKSKQHCTFSSGYSDYDDMSLSFLERSTASTLHRSSTSFTFPSSSSCSTTKHYQYPRAILSVDLTGENLSDIDFLEDSTTESLLFSGDEYNQDFDSLNMEDFQEEDEDGTQEIVRCICEMDEENGFMIQCEECMCWQHSVCMGLLEDSIPDQYICYICRDPPGQRWSAKYLHDKDWLNKGQMYGLSFLSENYSEQNCKTSVSTHQLLADVFSVNNVLHGLQLKMDILQNKHNPNLHFWARSWVNSDEDQPMGGLPDCIHLTDNSLNNHNSSKTDTYITSEHSYQKPPSPGQLEHWLSTDRPAADPHGSNSQEGGGVGADLVVAYTNPASHSTHFTAKEQEVRKKTTALAVPGSLAVPGCLNERGPDSVEHARNCLQWQMNLLTHIEDVQNQVAGRMDLIEKELDVLESWLDLSGELEPPDPLARLPQLQHRIKQLLTDLSKVQQMSTLCSV; this is encoded by the exons GAATTGAGAGATGGTGAAGAGGTGCTTGCGCGATGGACAGATTGTCGCTACTATCCTGCAAAGATTGAATCTGTAAACAAAGAGG GTATCTACACGGTGCAGTTTTATGATGGAGTTATTCGCTGTGTGAAAAAAAATCATATCAAATCTATGCCCCATGATGCAAAAGGACAG GACTGGATAGCCCTGGTGAAAGCTGCCTCGGCTGCAGCCAAGAGCAAAGGAAGCAGTACGCCTCGTACCAGTGCCAACAGCAACAAGGTCAGGGACGACCCTCACGGTGGGAAGTCTGACGATGAGGATGGTCAAGAAGAGCTGGATGAAGAGTTGCAGGATCAGTCCGACTCTGACAAACTGG AATCCCATGAAGGTGATGCTGACTGTAAGAAGGAGCGGACAGAAGTACCAGTGACTTCCCAACAACAG AAGGTACCAAGAACAGCAGACCATGATTCCGTACAGGGGCAGACCCAGAGACAGACTGGGTCCTCTGTGACGGGCTCTCCAGCCAAGTGTCGGAACAGGCGTCTGAAGCACCACTCTGGGGAGTCCAACAG CAGCCAGAAGCAGAGAGCGTCCAGGCCACCGTGCTCCATCACTACTCTGTCTGCTGGGGAGGACACCATGTCAGCCCCAGAGTCCATGCTGACTCCCGCCCCCAGACACAGCTGCCCAGACATGGCTACCTCAGGTCGGTCTGCTGAGGGACAGGATCATAGTGGAAAAA GGCATGGTGAGGCGGTTCCTCCAGGCTCCCCCAGGAGCTCAGAACAGAGCCAGAGGAGGAGACGCTCCCAGCGCCTGGCCAGCGTCAGCCCTGATATAAACTCTGACCCCAGCGTGACCTctcaccccaccaccacccagtgCCCTGACCTCTCACCCCATGGGAGGGAGCACAACACATCTCACAaagacccctcctcctcctctccagagg ATCAAGTGACAAACTCTGTGGAGAGGGCAGAGTCATCGACCCTCCACAACTACTGTGTTGGCATACCACCTACACCTTCATCTGCTGCCTCCATCCTCACACCATCTCATCCACCAATCACACACAGAGACCAGCTGACTGACAGGCCATCGGCCAATCATACGGCAGTGGCAGACAAATTCCCACCCTTAGCTGCAG CCGCTGGGAGGAGTATTACTATCAGGAGCCCTAAACTAAACAAGCACACCAGGGAGCCAA TCATGAACACCAAGCGGTGTGATGACCCAACGTCTCCCAACGACCTGGACCTCTACAAGTGTAAGATCCCTGGGTGCTCCAAGGCCTTCCGCAAAGCCAAGCTGCTGGACTACCACCTCAAGTATTACCACAACGCTGACAAGGACCTCCAGGACTCTGAGCTGCCAGGCTCCCCAGACAGGGCTGGTCGTACCCGGGCCACCTCAGCCTCCATGCCCACCACCACCCTGCTGGAGGTCCCTGACAACACAAAGAGACGCAGGACTGTCTCCACCTCATCGT caCTGTCCCCTCCGGGCCATATGTTCCAACTGGACTGTACTGGACTGGGAAGCTGTCTGAAACCTCCCAGGTTGAACAGGAAGAAGCGCTCCTCTGCCTCCATGAGCTCTGACAGCACAgagctgtctctccctcctccgccTCAGGAGAAGAGCTTCGAGTCCCTCCACGACAAGATTCTGAAGAAGGTGATCGATAAGGACAAGCACCTGGAGCCAG GGTTAATGAAGATTGAGAAGAAGGTGAAACTGGAGGAGAAATCCCAGGTGATCG gAAAAAAGAAGGACAAGGATAAAGAGCGGAGGGACAGGAAAGAGAAGGACCACTTAAAACTgaaacagaagaagaagaagaaaaagaagaggaAATCCAAGCAGCACTGTACGTTTAGTTCAG GTTATTCTGACTACGATGACATGTCCCTGTCCTTCCTGGAGCGATCTACGGCGTCTACTCTTCATCGTTCTTCCACCTCCTTCactttcccctcctcctcctcctgctccaccACCAAACATTACCAGTACCCCCGCGCCATCCTCTCCGTCGACCTGACCGGAGAGA accTGTCAGACATAGACTTCCTGGAGGACTCGACCACAGAGAGCCTGCTGTTTAGTGGAGATGAGTACAACCAG GACTTTGACTCTTTGAACATGGAGGACTtccaggaggaggatgaggatggtACCCAGGAGATCGTCCGCTGTATCTGTGAGATGGACGAGGAGAATGGATTCATGATTCAG tgtgaggAGTGTATGTGCTGGCAGCACAGTGTGTGTATGGGGCTTCTGGAGGATAGCATCCCGGACCAGTACATATGTTACATCTGCAGAGACCCTCCAG gTCAAAGGTGGAGTGCCAAATATCTGCATGACAAAGACTGGTTGAACAAGGGTCAGATGTACGGCTTGTCCTTCCTCTCTGAGAACTACTCTGAGCAGAACTGTAAGACCAGCGTGTCCACCCATCAGCTGTTAGCAGACGTGTTCAGTGTCAACAACGTCCTTCACGGACTACAGCTGAAGATGGACATACTACA GAACAAACACAATCCCAATTTGCACTTCTGGGCTCGGTCATGGGTGAACTCTGACGAGGACCAGCCCATGGGCGGTCTCCCTGACTGCATCCACTTGACAGACAACTCTCTGAACAACCACAACTCCTCCAAGACTGACACTTACATCACCAGCGAACACAG CTACCAGAAACCCCCCAGCCCCGGACAGCTGGAACACTGGCTCTCTACAGACCGACCGGCTGCAGACCCCCACGGCTCTAACAgccaggagggaggaggggtgggggcgGACCTGGTGGTGGCTTATACTAACCCCGCCTCCCACTCCACCCACTTCACAGCCAAGGAACAGGAAGTAAGAAAG AAGACAACTGCCCTGGCTGTGCCTGGCTCCCTGGCTGTGCCTGGCTGTCTGAATGAGAGGGGACCAGACTCAGTGGAACATGCCAGGAACTGTCTCCAGTGGCAGATGAACCTCCTCACTCACATAGAAGATGTTCAGAACCAGGTGGCAGGCAGGATGGACCTCATAGAGAAGGAGCTTGATG TGTTGGAGAGCTGGCTGGACCTCAGTGGGGAGTTGGAGCCTCCGGACCCCCTGGCCAGGCTGCCTCAGCTTCAACACCGCATCAAGCAGCTCCTCACAGACCTGAGCAAGGTGCAACAGATGAGCACCCTGTGTTCTGTCTGA
- the phf20l1 gene encoding PHD finger protein 20-like protein 1 isoform X8 — MSKKTPNRPGITFEVGARIEAQDYLQKWYSSRIEDIDFDEGKMLVHFDRWSHRYDEWIAWDSTRLRPFERPTLRKEGLKEEEGEELRDGEEVLARWTDCRYYPAKIESVNKEGIYTVQFYDGVIRCVKKNHIKSMPHDAKGQDWIALVKAASAAAKSKGSSTPRTSANSNKVRDDPHGGKSDDEDGQEELDEELQDQSDSDKLESHEGDADCKKERTEVPVTSQQQKVPRTADHDSVQGQTQRQTGSSVTGSPAKCRNRRLKHHSGESNSSQKQRASRPPCSITTLSAGEDTMSAPESMLTPAPRHSCPDMATSGRSAEGQDHSGKRHGEAVPPGSPRSSEQSQRRRRSQRLASVSPDINSDPSVTSHPTTTQCPDLSPHGREHNTSHKDPSSSSPEDQVTNSVERAESSTLHNYCVGIPPTPSSAASILTPSHPPITHRDQLTDRPSANHTAVADKFPPLAAAAGRSITIRSPKLNKHTREPIMNTKRCDDPTSPNDLDLYKCKIPGCSKAFRKAKLLDYHLKYYHNADKDLQDSELPGSPDRAGRTRATSASMPTTTLLEVPDNTKRRRTVSTSSSLSPPGHMFQLDCTGLGSCLKPPRLNRKKRSSASMSSDSTELSLPPPPQEKSFESLHDKILKKVIDKDKHLEPGLMKIEKKVKLEEKSQVIGKKKDKDKERRDRKEKDHLKLKQKKKKKKKRKSKQHCTFSSGYSDYDDMSLSFLERSTASTLHRSSTSFTFPSSSSCSTTKHYQYPRAILSVDLTGENLSDIDFLEDSTTESLLFSGDEYNQDFDSLNMEDFQEEDEDGTQEIVRCICEMDEENGFMIQCEECMCWQHSVCMGLLEDSIPDQYICYICRDPPGQRWSAKYLHDKDWLNKGQMYGLSFLSENYSEQNCKTSVSTHQLLADVFSVNNVLHGLQLKMDILQNKHNPNLHFWARSWVNSDEDQPMGGLPDCIHLTDNSLNNHNSSKTDTYITSEHSYQKPPSPGQLEHWLSTDRPAADPHGSNSQEGGGVGADLVVAYTNPASHSTHFTAKEQEVRKKTTALAVPGSLAVPGCLNERGPDSVEHARNCLQWQMNLLTHIEDVQNQVAGRMDLIEKELDVLESWLDLSGELEPPDPLARLPQLQHRIKQLLTDLSKVQQMSTLCSV; from the exons GAATTGAGAGATGGTGAAGAGGTGCTTGCGCGATGGACAGATTGTCGCTACTATCCTGCAAAGATTGAATCTGTAAACAAAGAGG GTATCTACACGGTGCAGTTTTATGATGGAGTTATTCGCTGTGTGAAAAAAAATCATATCAAATCTATGCCCCATGATGCAAAAGGACAG GACTGGATAGCCCTGGTGAAAGCTGCCTCGGCTGCAGCCAAGAGCAAAGGAAGCAGTACGCCTCGTACCAGTGCCAACAGCAACAAGGTCAGGGACGACCCTCACGGTGGGAAGTCTGACGATGAGGATGGTCAAGAAGAGCTGGATGAAGAGTTGCAGGATCAGTCCGACTCTGACAAACTGG AATCCCATGAAGGTGATGCTGACTGTAAGAAGGAGCGGACAGAAGTACCAGTGACTTCCCAACAACAG AAGGTACCAAGAACAGCAGACCATGATTCCGTACAGGGGCAGACCCAGAGACAGACTGGGTCCTCTGTGACGGGCTCTCCAGCCAAGTGTCGGAACAGGCGTCTGAAGCACCACTCTGGGGAGTCCAACAG CAGCCAGAAGCAGAGAGCGTCCAGGCCACCGTGCTCCATCACTACTCTGTCTGCTGGGGAGGACACCATGTCAGCCCCAGAGTCCATGCTGACTCCCGCCCCCAGACACAGCTGCCCAGACATGGCTACCTCAGGTCGGTCTGCTGAGGGACAGGATCATAGTGGAAAAA GGCATGGTGAGGCGGTTCCTCCAGGCTCCCCCAGGAGCTCAGAACAGAGCCAGAGGAGGAGACGCTCCCAGCGCCTGGCCAGCGTCAGCCCTGATATAAACTCTGACCCCAGCGTGACCTctcaccccaccaccacccagtgCCCTGACCTCTCACCCCATGGGAGGGAGCACAACACATCTCACAaagacccctcctcctcctctccagagg ATCAAGTGACAAACTCTGTGGAGAGGGCAGAGTCATCGACCCTCCACAACTACTGTGTTGGCATACCACCTACACCTTCATCTGCTGCCTCCATCCTCACACCATCTCATCCACCAATCACACACAGAGACCAGCTGACTGACAGGCCATCGGCCAATCATACGGCAGTGGCAGACAAATTCCCACCCTTAGCTGCAG CCGCTGGGAGGAGTATTACTATCAGGAGCCCTAAACTAAACAAGCACACCAGGGAGCCAA TCATGAACACCAAGCGGTGTGATGACCCAACGTCTCCCAACGACCTGGACCTCTACAAGTGTAAGATCCCTGGGTGCTCCAAGGCCTTCCGCAAAGCCAAGCTGCTGGACTACCACCTCAAGTATTACCACAACGCTGACAAGGACCTCCAGGACTCTGAGCTGCCAGGCTCCCCAGACAGGGCTGGTCGTACCCGGGCCACCTCAGCCTCCATGCCCACCACCACCCTGCTGGAGGTCCCTGACAACACAAAGAGACGCAGGACTGTCTCCACCTCATCGT caCTGTCCCCTCCGGGCCATATGTTCCAACTGGACTGTACTGGACTGGGAAGCTGTCTGAAACCTCCCAGGTTGAACAGGAAGAAGCGCTCCTCTGCCTCCATGAGCTCTGACAGCACAgagctgtctctccctcctccgccTCAGGAGAAGAGCTTCGAGTCCCTCCACGACAAGATTCTGAAGAAGGTGATCGATAAGGACAAGCACCTGGAGCCAG GGTTAATGAAGATTGAGAAGAAGGTGAAACTGGAGGAGAAATCCCAGGTGATCG gAAAAAAGAAGGACAAGGATAAAGAGCGGAGGGACAGGAAAGAGAAGGACCACTTAAAACTgaaacagaagaagaagaagaaaaagaagaggaAATCCAAGCAGCACTGTACGTTTAGTTCAG GTTATTCTGACTACGATGACATGTCCCTGTCCTTCCTGGAGCGATCTACGGCGTCTACTCTTCATCGTTCTTCCACCTCCTTCactttcccctcctcctcctcctgctccaccACCAAACATTACCAGTACCCCCGCGCCATCCTCTCCGTCGACCTGACCGGAGAGA accTGTCAGACATAGACTTCCTGGAGGACTCGACCACAGAGAGCCTGCTGTTTAGTGGAGATGAGTACAACCAG GACTTTGACTCTTTGAACATGGAGGACTtccaggaggaggatgaggatggtACCCAGGAGATCGTCCGCTGTATCTGTGAGATGGACGAGGAGAATGGATTCATGATTCAG tgtgaggAGTGTATGTGCTGGCAGCACAGTGTGTGTATGGGGCTTCTGGAGGATAGCATCCCGGACCAGTACATATGTTACATCTGCAGAGACCCTCCAG gTCAAAGGTGGAGTGCCAAATATCTGCATGACAAAGACTGGTTGAACAAGGGTCAGATGTACGGCTTGTCCTTCCTCTCTGAGAACTACTCTGAGCAGAACTGTAAGACCAGCGTGTCCACCCATCAGCTGTTAGCAGACGTGTTCAGTGTCAACAACGTCCTTCACGGACTACAGCTGAAGATGGACATACTACA GAACAAACACAATCCCAATTTGCACTTCTGGGCTCGGTCATGGGTGAACTCTGACGAGGACCAGCCCATGGGCGGTCTCCCTGACTGCATCCACTTGACAGACAACTCTCTGAACAACCACAACTCCTCCAAGACTGACACTTACATCACCAGCGAACACAG CTACCAGAAACCCCCCAGCCCCGGACAGCTGGAACACTGGCTCTCTACAGACCGACCGGCTGCAGACCCCCACGGCTCTAACAgccaggagggaggaggggtgggggcgGACCTGGTGGTGGCTTATACTAACCCCGCCTCCCACTCCACCCACTTCACAGCCAAGGAACAGGAAGTAAGAAAG AAGACAACTGCCCTGGCTGTGCCTGGCTCCCTGGCTGTGCCTGGCTGTCTGAATGAGAGGGGACCAGACTCAGTGGAACATGCCAGGAACTGTCTCCAGTGGCAGATGAACCTCCTCACTCACATAGAAGATGTTCAGAACCAGGTGGCAGGCAGGATGGACCTCATAGAGAAGGAGCTTGATG TGTTGGAGAGCTGGCTGGACCTCAGTGGGGAGTTGGAGCCTCCGGACCCCCTGGCCAGGCTGCCTCAGCTTCAACACCGCATCAAGCAGCTCCTCACAGACCTGAGCAAGGTGCAACAGATGAGCACCCTGTGTTCTGTCTGA